From Scomber japonicus isolate fScoJap1 chromosome 22, fScoJap1.pri, whole genome shotgun sequence, one genomic window encodes:
- the LOC128383448 gene encoding PC-esterase domain-containing protein 1A-like, giving the protein MKCVSHQQACQLFHNKFIVVLGDSIQRSVYKDIVVLLQKDKYLSVKQLKSKGEMTFEQDCLIEGGCLNPMNNGIEYKEVRQFQSAHHLVRFYFVTRIHSRYMQSILEDFRHGLKPDVVIVNSCVWDISRYNSSWITDYKENCNKFFDELSLSVPEETLVIWNLTMPLGERIKGGFLVPEIAHKAPQLRYDVIEANFYSGTLANSYGMDVLDLHFQFRFSLQHRTHDGVHWNALAHRRITSLLAQHTAQAWGVSCPLAVVEVLRADNSNYRCPLPSNYFSNTDSHQPKRHYNDYREEFYSDSLPSGFLNFEENNPRQQEPRHASARASRSSAQPQPHLPANRRQDKHADDRNSSNYRPPRHIEHQQYVMRSRHTRHHYAPYTHHRPRQHNHHGHYYY; this is encoded by the exons ATGAAGTGTGTGAGCCACCAGCAGGCTTGCCAGCTGTTCCACAACAAGTTCATTGTGGTGCTGGGAGATTCCA TTCAGCGGTCTGTATACAAAGACATTGTTGTCCTTTTGCAGAAGGACAAATATCTCTCCGTAAAACAACTCAAGTCCAAG GGTGAGATGACCTTTGAACAGGACTGCCTGATAGAAGGGGGTTGTCTGAACCCAATGAATAATGGAATAGAGTACAAGGAGGTCCGGCAGTTTCAGTCCGCCCACCACTTGGTCCGCTTCTACTTTGTGACTCGCATCCATTCTCGTTACATGCAGAGCATCCTAGAAGACTTCCGGCACGGGTTGAAACCAGATGTGGTCATTGTCAACTCCTGTGTTTGGGATATTTCCAG ATACAATTCCAGTTGGATCACTGACTACAAGGAGAACTGTAATAAGTTCTTTGATGAGCTGAGTTTGAGTGTGCCAGAGGAGACCCTGGTCATATGGAACCTCACCATGCCTCTGGGAGAGAGGATCAAAGGCGGTTTCCTGGTTCCTGAG ATTGCACACAAGGCTCCCCAGCTGCGTTACGATGTGATTGAAGCCAACTTCTACAGCGGAACTCTGGCTAACAGCTACGGGATGGATGTGTTGGACCTCCACTTCCAGTTCCGCTTCTCCCTGCAGCACCGCACGCATGACGGAGTCCACTGGAACGCCCTCGCCCACCGCAGGATAACCTCACTGCTGGCACAGCACACCGCACAGGCCTGGGGAGTGTCTTGTCCTCTGGCTGTTGTtg AAGTGCTTCGAGCAGACAACTCCAATTATCGCTGCCCTCTTCCAAGCAACTACTTTTCCAACACAG ATTCGCACCAACCAAAGAGACATTATAACGACTACAGGGAGGAATTCTATAGCGATTCCCTCCCTTCTGGCTTCTTGAACTTTGAAGAGAACAACCCGCGGCAGCAGGAACCTCGGCATGCGAGCGCAAGAGCTTCCAGATCTTCCGCCCAGCCACAGCCTCATCTACCTGCCAACAGACGTCAAGACAAACATGCAGACGACAGAAACA GTTCCAACTACAGGCCTCCTCGCCACATTGAGCACCAACAGTACGTGATGAGGAGCCGACACACCAGACATCACTACGCTCCATATACCCATCACAGACCCCGTCAACACAACCACCACggtcactactactactga